TAAATAATGTCAGGAATAATGCAAACTATAAGATTACCAGGGGTTTGAAAACTATTTTACAGTATTTAGCTACCTATTTTATGGGGTAGCTTCAAATCGGGGATAATCAGCgatggaaaaactattggaatGCTTTCTTCCAGTCATTGATCaactttaaaacaataatattgtaattgtttaAAAGTACCACTACCACCATCGAGGAAGGCACCCCAGCTGTCGTCATCACCGCCTCCACAGAGGCCGACAACTGCGCCCCAGCCGCCATCGTCGCCGCCTCCACCACAACACCACGCTCTTGGTCACGCCGTCCAAGACCCCACTGTACTCTCGACCACCAAGACGGACACCCCGAGTCACTACATGCCGGCCTCTCCTCTCGTCAGCGACGAGAACACCTCGCTCGGATGTCACGCTATGTCAGCTCACGCCTTCCCTCGTAGCCCACCGGCAGTGACGACCCTACAGCTCACGGGTCAGCCCTTGCCGCGCGCGGATCCCCTACACGGACAACAGCGACTCAGCCGCCATGCACTCCACCCACACTCAGGGTGATGATGCTAGCAAACCAGAGCACCAGCTGCTCCACCACCCTCCACGGCCACCTAGACTTGGAGATTATGAACCAACGTCAGTCCGTCTTCTTCCTAGGCCTACCAGATCTTCGAGACGACCTGATATTGGGACGCACTGGCTTACCACTAATCGAGCCACACTTGATTTCGCCTCATCTTCGGCTGCCAACGGCGAGAAGTCATCTATTGGATGTCACCTCAGAACAGATTGACCCCGAGATAGTCGAGCAGTTAACGAAAACAACACAGAGCCAACTTGTGTCAACTCCTCCAGCGGCACATACACCAGCCACAGTAACCACAGCCGCAACTCACAGTATCCAGCTCCTGTCCACTTCCATCAAATCCAATTGTTTCATTTGTTGGTCGTCGCATAgacaaaaaattttcaatttttcaatttatttattcacacacacacacacacacacacacataagatacatcaatatgaaataaaaattaattacatcaataaaaaagcattacagtataaaataaataacataaatatgagaacacattacaatattagaaggCAATTTATACATGTTATGTGGTGAAGAAGGGTAGAGGATCAAATGTTCTTCCAACTATGGCTATCCATGTCATAGGAAGGCTTTTGATCCTTGGATTTTTTGGAAAGGATTGGGAAAGGGATGTGATAGAGCACAAAAAGGGGAAGTGAGCGCACTAATCAGAAAAGTTCTCTGCTAACTTATTATAGTTCTCAAAGGTAGAAGAAGTAGTTAATTTTGATCCAAGCATTGATATCTGTTTTGACTTTTTTTGTTATCTTGGCAcagctaataatttgttcaggaattttatttataattttagtgcttaaatatatgagttatcttctaatattttcaatgttagtaTGATAGATTAGGTACTTATTTGAGGTGggtcttaaattgtattgattattgatagtattattagtgcaaatgaaattatttttatatttaaatatatacttCACTACATTCATTACATACAACTGTCTAACTGTCAACACGTTAAACTCTTCAAAAGTCAGGTTGGTTGGGAAAAGTCTAGGCTTATTTAAGAttgttttaatgattgatttttgaattatgaaaagctctTCCAAGTGGGAATTATAACAGCCCCCCATACTGAAATACCATACTGAATTATGGACTGTACCAGTGCAAATTATACCATTTTAAGATgacttgagtttagaatttttttgcttcgtagaatttataagaaagaTATCTGATtcttttgcataaaaatttgatatGGATGTCccacttcaaatattcatctattatgaCGCCTAGATATTTTGTGCTTGTTACTCTTTTTATTATGGGACAAGTGCAGTTATTGAAGTTCATGTTGCAGTTTGAATGTAGTCTCAGATTCATATTTTCGTCGGGTTTACCAGTTGTATTGAGTGCAaaggtgatgtaattggttttaTCAATGTTCAAGCTCAAAGTGTTTTTGTCTAACCATTTTTTAATGAGAAAACAATTCTGTTCTGCAATTTCATGAGCCTCGATCCACGATTTTCCATAGAAAACAGCtgcagtgtcatctgcgaatgaTATAGTTGTTGAGTTTTTTAGTTTCTGGCTCAGtaaatcattcacataaatataaaaaaggATTGGTGAAAGTACAGTTCCCTGAGGCAACCCGTAAGAGGTCATTTTAGAGGTATCAGTACATCCATTTATTGTTAAAGACTGTGTTCTATCTCTCAAATAGCTTTTAATTGATTCTAGAAAAATTCCCCTGAAGCCATATTTCTCGAGTTTATTGTAAAGGGAGTAATGTGGAatagtatcaaaagcttttttgaTATACAAGAAAACCGCTGAAGATTTGTAATTGGAATTCCGGTTTTGTGAAACAGTATTAGCAAATTTAATTAATGCATCTTCCGTACTCTTCTCAGcctgaaatccaaattgattttcatttattaaaaatgtaGGGAAAACGCCAATCTTGAGCGTATCTTGTACGCAAAACAGGAGAAATTACAACGCTACATTTCTAGAACTGTAATAACTGGGGATGCATATTCCAACTCTAACCACTCGAACTACTAGTTCTcggaaaaagctgagaaaactgTGGAGAACCGCCGAATTTGAGATAAATCAATCATAAATATAGTGGAGATCTTACCTCAACTAATCTCCATTGGTGAAGATGGACGAAGTTGACCCTTAAAGTTGTCACATCCCTACAGCTGTGTGGTAACCAGCTTTCAACATTTGAACAACAAGCTGAAAAAAGCAACATTTAATTACTACTTGAACAACACTACAAATAATTAGCGCATATTCAAGTGAAAAAAATAAGGGCCTGAGCACACAGAGAGCGGTCATTGATTAAAGCGGCCTTAAGGTTCAATTCTTAACAGGCGAATCTACAATTCAAGTCGCGCTGCTATAGTCGCTCAGTCACTTGCGGCTGTAGCCGTCTCAGgtttagggccaagccacacgtaGCGTTTTTCAGACTAGTCGGCAGGGCAAATCCAAGAGCTTTCTGCTCTGCCGACACGTCtgaaaaacgcttcgtgtggcttTGCCCCTATTATATTACTGACAGTTACAGCCACTAGCAAGTGAGCGTCACTTGGAGGAATTTGCagagcagagaaatggagggagatcagccaattactgtGATGAATAGAGCCATAGACTCAGTGCTTTTAGAGAGGAAACTACATAACCGTATCATGAGCAGTTGAACGCACACTAAAGACTACAAAACACTGCACTGGCCGCTTTGGCACGGCAACATCGCCGCCGCTCTACTATACTCCTACCtttctctgctccgcatatcccTGCAAGTCCAAACTTGCTATTTTGTATGGACTATGGACCTTCAAGCTACAATTCCTTAGCGACGAGTCTGACCGCACATCTTTAGTGAGGCGGCTCGAGCCGCTTGATAGTCTGGTAGTGACTGGAGCACAAAGCCAATAAATTCATAGTTTTCATTTCAACTATTTCACAAGTTCAACAATAAGGGCGGAATATCAGTGACGGAATTTCGGTCGCGTTTTTGTATCGTAATAGAACGCATAGCCCCTTACGAGGAACACCTGCGAAATTCTGCATAAAAGACAATGCATCCTGTAAACCAGCGAGAAAAATTGCGTTGCGTCTATTCCGCCCGTATAGTTGGGGCATAGTACCAccatataattttcataaattcaatTCTACCTCTACGAACTCACTATGCGCGCACCCTTATTCACCTTATTTTATTCCTAAATATTGATTAATTCCTGTTTCAGTTTTCACTTGTGAACATGCCTAAGCGGTATGTCCATGCCATGAGTTTTATTTGTCAGGAAGTGGCTTGGCGACTAAATAAGAGAGGCTATTAGGAGTTCATTAACTCCGCCATAGAAGGTCCTGAGCCCGTTTGAGAGAGGAGGAAGGTGAATGGCTGGTTATTGAGCTCTGGTGGGAGTACTAATGTCGAATAGGTACTACCATCAAATACCAGGTAATGCTCCAGTTGACAGTGCAAGCTGTCTACGCAACCAGCAAATCCAACCCCAATTGGGGAGGGTGAAGGGGAGTGTCCGGCCCCTCATAACGGGACCCCTTCGGCTAAAGGAAGGAAAACCCCAACAGAAAACTTTGGTCCTCCAGATTGGGGGTTGGGCGCAGGGCCAACCCCCCTGCCCTGTAAAAAGCTTACTGTTACGAAACCTACAAATGCCTCGGAACCGGACCggaataaaaggaaaaatgaacgGATACCCAATGACAGAAATAGGATGACGGAAAAACAGAAGAGACAGAGATTTATTCTTTGCCACCTGGAATGTTAGAACTCTGAATAGGGCGGGAAACGCTGCCGTGCTAAGGAATATGATGGAAAAGTATGGAGTGGGAATTGCTGCTCTGCAGGAAATTAGATGGAAAGGGAATGGAATGATGGACCTGGGAAATCATAGGTACCTTGTTTTACAGTGGTCATGCGCAAAATACCTTTGGGACA
This genomic stretch from Nilaparvata lugens isolate BPH unplaced genomic scaffold, ASM1435652v1 scaffold4459, whole genome shotgun sequence harbors:
- the LOC120355725 gene encoding mucin-7-like: PLPPSRKAPQLSSSPPPQRPTTAPQPPSSPPPPQHHALGHAVQDPTVLSTTKTDTPSHYMPASPLVSDENTSLGCHAMSAHAFPRSPPAVTTLQLTVFTCEHA